The Candidatus Latescibacterota bacterium region GGAATGGGCTGAGGTGCACGGCAATCTCTATGGTACTTCGGAGAAATTTGTCGATGAGCGCCTTGCGGAAGGGATGAGTGTCCTGCTTGAGATCGACGTGCAGGGTGGTACGAAAGTAAAGGTGAGAAAACCGGAATCGCTGCTTATATTCATCATGCCTCCGTCGTTCGAAGAACTTGAGAAAAGGCTTCGGGGCCGGGATACCGACGGCGATGAGGTAATCAGGCAGAGGCTGGCAAACGCAAGGCGTGAAATGGAATACAGCTCAAAATATGATTACCGGGTCGTCAACGGTGACCTTGATAAATGTGTCGGAGAGATAAGGGAAATAATCACTTCAGGACGTGT contains the following coding sequences:
- the gmk gene encoding guanylate kinase, whose amino-acid sequence is MIIVISGPSGVGKSTVVSRLLETMEGIEASISVTTRSIRGDEEDGVEYFFTSRGDFAKIRDEGQLLEWAEVHGNLYGTSEKFVDERLAEGMSVLLEIDVQGGTKVKVRKPESLLIFIMPPSFEELEKRLRGRDTDGDEVIRQRLANARREMEYSSKYDYRVVNGDLDKCVGEIREIITSGRVAGR